The following proteins come from a genomic window of Thermodesulfobacteriota bacterium:
- the ricT gene encoding regulatory iron-sulfur-containing complex subunit RicT — protein MKVAGVKFRDSGKIYDFNAGDLNLYVNDRVVVGTEKGVGIGTVVKMTNLEDITLLDKSLKKILRKADENDLNAEIVNQEKEKEIHKICLNEIQNCNLPMKLVEVECLFDGSKIIFYFTSESRVDFRELVKRLAQRLHTKIEMRQIGVRNETKMVGGIGNCGREFCCSTFLKGFEPVSIKIAKDQNLALNPAKISGVCGRLMCCLAFEHETYVDFKKDMPKIGQTLLTLQGRGRVVEQNIIGQKVIVELEDGKEVKVSISGIKEEGTLRKHKKKR, from the coding sequence ATGAAGGTTGCAGGGGTAAAATTTAGAGATAGCGGCAAAATTTATGATTTCAATGCAGGGGATCTGAATCTTTATGTCAATGATCGAGTAGTTGTGGGAACAGAGAAGGGCGTTGGAATAGGAACTGTTGTCAAAATGACGAATTTAGAAGATATCACCTTATTAGATAAGTCGCTTAAAAAGATACTCAGAAAAGCTGACGAAAACGATTTAAACGCTGAAATAGTGAATCAGGAAAAGGAGAAAGAAATACATAAAATATGTTTAAATGAGATACAGAACTGTAACCTGCCGATGAAGCTGGTAGAAGTGGAATGTTTATTTGATGGTTCTAAGATTATCTTTTACTTTACTTCCGAAAGCAGGGTGGATTTCCGAGAATTAGTAAAGAGGCTTGCCCAGAGACTCCATACAAAAATTGAGATGCGTCAGATAGGGGTGAGAAATGAGACAAAGATGGTAGGAGGCATAGGGAATTGCGGAAGGGAATTCTGTTGTTCAACCTTTTTAAAAGGCTTTGAACCAGTATCCATTAAAATTGCAAAAGACCAAAATCTGGCTTTAAATCCTGCAAAAATCTCTGGTGTTTGTGGAAGGTTAATGTGTTGTTTGGCTTTTGAACACGAAACCTATGTTGATTTTAAAAAAGATATGCCAAAAATCGGTCAGACGTTATTAACTCTTCAGGGAAGAGGAAGGGTTGTAGAGCAAAATATAATCGGACAGAAGGTTATTGTCGAACTGGAAGACGGGAAAGAAGTGAAGGTTTCTATCAGTGGAATCAAAGAAGAGGGAACCCTAAGAAAACACAAGAAAAAACGTTAA